The proteins below come from a single Demetria terragena DSM 11295 genomic window:
- a CDS encoding IspD/TarI family cytidylyltransferase, with the protein MYTLALLNGGVGSRVAAGQPKQLIRVNHIPAMVYPLVAVDEIDEITQIVLNYPDGWRDAIEKVVRDYAIKTPITFVEAGDTRHSSVRVMLDHCDNDHVIIHETARPLATADDFRTLVDDEHENVSYMLEIPFTVAPVDPEQGKVTGSLDRATLRNVQLPQKYRKSTLVEGHAHAEAEGLVFTEDATMCAVAGADVYFIPGNDQNFKITTKTDVRLAGHLLAGGDQEDE; encoded by the coding sequence ATGTATACGCTGGCCCTCCTCAATGGCGGCGTGGGTTCACGGGTGGCTGCTGGCCAACCCAAGCAACTCATTCGCGTCAACCACATTCCTGCCATGGTCTATCCACTCGTCGCGGTCGACGAGATCGACGAGATCACTCAGATCGTCTTGAACTACCCAGATGGGTGGCGTGACGCGATCGAGAAGGTCGTTCGGGATTACGCCATCAAGACGCCCATCACCTTCGTCGAAGCGGGCGATACCCGCCATTCGTCGGTACGCGTCATGCTGGATCACTGCGACAACGACCACGTGATCATCCACGAGACCGCTCGCCCTCTGGCGACCGCAGATGATTTCCGCACCCTCGTCGATGACGAGCACGAGAACGTCAGCTACATGCTGGAGATCCCGTTCACGGTGGCGCCAGTCGACCCCGAGCAAGGCAAGGTGACCGGGTCCCTGGACCGCGCGACTCTTCGCAACGTGCAGCTTCCGCAGAAGTACCGCAAGAGCACCCTGGTGGAGGGGCACGCCCACGCCGAGGCCGAAGGCCTTGTCTTCACCGAGGACGCCACCATGTGTGCCGTCGCCGGCGCAGACGTCTACTTCATCCCAGGCAACGACCAGAACTTCAAGATCACCACGAAGACCGACGTACGCCTCGCGGGCCACCTTCTCGCTGGAGGTGACCAAGAAGATGAGTAA
- a CDS encoding SRPBCC family protein has translation MIGLKPLGGEVTVQMDASPDAVWDLVSDVTRIGEFSPETFEAEWTHGATGPAEGARFKGHVKRNGVGPTYWTPCTVTECVVPTAESSGTFEFAVGLEKNPINTWGYRISPAATGCEVTEYYRLTPAWYMRGYWLVLGTLRGRTNERGMRTTLERIKAVVEK, from the coding sequence ATGATCGGTCTCAAGCCCCTCGGCGGCGAAGTCACTGTCCAGATGGACGCATCCCCTGACGCTGTGTGGGACCTCGTCAGCGATGTCACCCGCATTGGGGAGTTCTCACCGGAGACCTTCGAAGCCGAGTGGACGCACGGAGCTACTGGCCCCGCGGAAGGAGCCCGATTCAAGGGCCACGTCAAGCGCAATGGCGTCGGGCCGACCTACTGGACGCCGTGCACCGTGACCGAATGCGTCGTGCCGACCGCCGAGTCGAGTGGCACCTTTGAGTTCGCGGTCGGCCTCGAGAAGAACCCCATCAACACGTGGGGATATCGAATCTCGCCGGCCGCTACCGGCTGTGAGGTCACGGAGTACTACCGCCTCACGCCTGCGTGGTACATGCGTGGGTATTGGCTCGTCCTGGGCACGCTTCGCGGCCGGACGAATGAGCGCGGAATGCGCACCACGCTGGAACGAATCAAGGCCGTCGTCGAGAAGTGA
- a CDS encoding S66 family peptidase: MEFVSVPKANAGDKIAVVSPSFAAPAVAPEVHEQAMERLAALTGLIPVEFPTTRMLNAPAQARAADINAAFSDPEIRAIHAVIGGEDQITVVPHLKAELARQDPKPFLGYSDNTNILNWLWTNGIPAFYGGSTQVQLGPGPRVDPIHEQSLRAALLTGETLELFEPGESEDIGHEWTDPRALTEFGERETTNPWAWSGPAKSVTGRTWGGCIEVMQWVLTAGRFPADQAVLDGGVLLLETSEELISTAEFGWILRALGERGLLAAIDAVVVARPPTMSFDVRPSDQERQAKRDEQRDAAFAIVAKYNPDAVVVAGPPFGHTRPQWVVPYGGVMTVDGAEQRVFANYR; this comes from the coding sequence ATGGAATTCGTCTCGGTTCCCAAGGCAAACGCCGGGGACAAGATCGCCGTGGTCTCGCCATCGTTCGCCGCACCCGCCGTTGCGCCCGAGGTGCATGAGCAGGCGATGGAGCGACTGGCCGCTCTGACCGGGTTGATCCCCGTCGAGTTCCCGACCACCCGGATGCTCAATGCTCCGGCGCAAGCACGCGCAGCCGACATCAATGCGGCATTCAGCGACCCGGAAATTCGTGCGATTCATGCAGTCATCGGCGGCGAAGACCAGATCACTGTCGTGCCTCACCTCAAGGCAGAACTCGCCCGACAGGATCCGAAGCCGTTTCTTGGCTACAGCGATAACACCAACATCCTCAACTGGCTGTGGACCAATGGCATCCCGGCGTTCTATGGCGGATCCACCCAGGTGCAGCTTGGACCTGGCCCGCGAGTTGACCCGATTCATGAGCAGTCGCTGCGTGCGGCATTGCTCACGGGCGAGACTCTCGAACTCTTTGAGCCTGGCGAGTCCGAGGACATCGGACACGAGTGGACGGACCCGCGAGCACTGACCGAGTTTGGCGAACGGGAAACCACAAACCCGTGGGCCTGGTCCGGTCCCGCGAAGTCGGTCACCGGCCGTACCTGGGGTGGGTGTATCGAGGTGATGCAGTGGGTGCTCACGGCGGGCCGATTCCCGGCCGACCAAGCGGTGCTGGATGGTGGCGTGCTGCTCCTGGAGACCTCCGAAGAACTCATCTCCACCGCTGAATTTGGTTGGATCCTTCGCGCGCTCGGTGAACGCGGCCTCCTCGCAGCCATCGACGCGGTGGTCGTCGCTCGGCCGCCGACGATGTCCTTCGACGTGCGTCCATCCGATCAGGAGCGCCAAGCCAAACGCGATGAGCAGCGTGACGCAGCGTTTGCGATCGTGGCGAAATACAACCCCGACGCGGTCGTCGTTGCGGGTCCACCGTTCGGACATACCCGACCCCAATGGGTCGTTCCGTACGGCGGCGTCATGACGGTCGACGGAGCGGAGCAGCGAGTCTTCGCTAACTACCGGTGA
- a CDS encoding HAD family hydrolase, producing MNWDDYDAVLFDLDGVITPTAEVHMRAWNRMFNAFLQGREEPQEPYTDQDYFAYVDGKPRYDGVASFLKSRNIDIPQGDPTDSPDQETVGGLGNRKNDEFSQVLEDEGVVAYPGSVKLLEALRERGMPMSIVSSSRNAPAVLEAAGVRDFFRDVMHGGEAEKRGLPGKPAPDTFLAAAQDLGADVARTVVLEDAHSGVAAGRAGGFGLVIGVDRGAGEQALKDSGADVVVSDLEELL from the coding sequence GTGAATTGGGATGACTATGACGCAGTGCTGTTCGACCTGGACGGCGTGATCACGCCGACCGCCGAGGTCCACATGCGCGCCTGGAACCGGATGTTCAACGCCTTCCTGCAAGGCCGAGAGGAACCCCAGGAGCCCTACACCGACCAGGACTACTTCGCCTATGTCGACGGCAAGCCTCGCTATGACGGGGTCGCCTCATTCCTTAAATCACGCAACATCGACATCCCCCAGGGTGACCCAACCGACAGTCCCGACCAGGAAACGGTGGGCGGGCTCGGCAACCGCAAGAACGATGAGTTCAGTCAGGTCCTTGAGGACGAAGGCGTGGTCGCCTACCCCGGGTCGGTCAAACTGCTGGAGGCGCTCCGTGAGCGCGGGATGCCGATGTCAATCGTGTCGTCATCGCGCAACGCACCCGCGGTGCTTGAAGCAGCTGGCGTTCGAGATTTCTTCCGTGACGTCATGCATGGCGGTGAGGCGGAGAAGCGGGGTCTGCCGGGCAAACCAGCACCCGACACCTTCCTCGCCGCAGCGCAGGACCTTGGTGCTGATGTTGCGCGCACGGTGGTGCTGGAAGACGCACACTCCGGTGTCGCCGCAGGGCGTGCAGGAGGATTCGGTCTGGTGATAGGCGTCGATCGAGGCGCTGGCGAACAGGCATTGAAGGACAGCGGCGCGGATGTCGTCGTGAGCGACTTGGAGGAACTTCTGTGA
- a CDS encoding HNH endonuclease signature motif containing protein, translated as MVHDAHTVAADLARVLPDVAALPEHVHQLHGPELTSLVRDLLATMQLCEAAVIAAIADALTRGVINESTAGNPTQWVSRLAAGEPPGTLLGQARQRSGPLTPLDEPDADTAATGADVASSGEQGPRPIVPGLEPAHASRIATLATACTQPRNTVLAEALTTGRVGTSAARTALREIDKIMPLLPSAKRDDVFGHFLALDPGAGARHIRELTTRVIATYADETFLREADERLESVETVTWSHLPHGMTRLTADLTPLHAAQVRHAIDALSAPSPGNDCCDNVHHRHTGETTGTPDDRTPAKRRADALMLLSTRAAELLDTDSAIPTSGTTRLTITIGYDELAGTLQGFGTTHTGQALEAHTIRALACDADILPMILGSESQPLDVGRERRLVTPAQRAAVIQRDRHCTFPGCDRPPTWCQVHHLIPWHAGGTTSLQNSALLCPRHHTIVHRHGYTATNNNTHITWNLTPGQMTKTTRDTHAA; from the coding sequence ATGGTCCATGACGCGCACACCGTCGCTGCTGATCTTGCTCGGGTGTTGCCCGATGTCGCGGCCCTTCCCGAGCATGTTCATCAACTCCACGGCCCAGAGTTAACCTCGCTGGTCCGTGACCTGTTAGCGACGATGCAACTGTGCGAGGCCGCGGTCATTGCTGCGATCGCGGACGCACTCACCCGCGGTGTGATCAATGAATCCACCGCCGGCAACCCAACACAATGGGTTTCGCGTCTGGCCGCCGGTGAACCTCCTGGAACTCTCTTAGGCCAGGCTCGGCAGCGATCCGGCCCGCTGACCCCACTCGATGAACCCGACGCGGACACCGCCGCGACTGGAGCGGATGTGGCCTCTAGTGGTGAGCAGGGTCCTCGCCCGATCGTGCCGGGTCTGGAACCAGCACACGCCAGCCGGATCGCTACCCTCGCGACCGCCTGCACCCAACCACGCAACACCGTCCTGGCCGAAGCATTGACCACCGGCAGAGTCGGGACCAGTGCCGCACGGACCGCGCTCCGGGAAATCGACAAAATCATGCCACTGCTCCCGTCCGCGAAACGCGATGACGTGTTCGGCCACTTCCTGGCCCTGGACCCAGGTGCCGGGGCCCGCCACATCCGCGAACTCACCACCCGCGTCATCGCGACCTACGCCGATGAAACGTTCCTACGCGAAGCGGACGAACGGCTGGAATCAGTCGAAACCGTGACCTGGAGTCACCTGCCCCACGGCATGACCCGCCTGACCGCTGACCTCACCCCGCTGCACGCCGCACAAGTCCGGCACGCGATCGACGCGCTGTCCGCGCCATCCCCAGGGAACGACTGCTGCGACAACGTGCACCACCGCCACACCGGCGAAACAACCGGGACCCCCGATGACCGGACCCCAGCCAAACGCCGCGCGGACGCCCTCATGCTGCTCAGCACCCGCGCCGCAGAACTCCTCGACACCGACAGCGCCATACCGACCAGCGGCACCACCCGCCTGACCATCACCATCGGATATGACGAACTCGCCGGGACACTCCAAGGATTCGGCACCACCCACACCGGTCAGGCCCTGGAAGCGCACACCATCCGAGCACTCGCGTGCGACGCCGACATCCTGCCCATGATCCTGGGGTCCGAAAGCCAACCCCTGGACGTCGGACGAGAACGTCGACTGGTCACACCCGCCCAACGCGCCGCCGTGATCCAACGCGACCGACATTGCACCTTCCCCGGATGCGATCGGCCACCCACCTGGTGCCAAGTCCACCACCTCATCCCCTGGCACGCCGGCGGAACAACATCACTGCAGAACTCAGCCCTGCTCTGTCCCCGACACCACACCATCGTCCACCGCCACGGATACACCGCGACCAACAACAACACCCACATCACCTGGAACCTCACCCCCGGCCAAATGACCAAAACCACCCGCGACACCCACGCCGCCTGA
- a CDS encoding NUDIX domain-containing protein, whose amino-acid sequence MTPPHRIAAAVLIRDGRILLGHRHPDRDNYPNCWDLIGGHVEAGESVEDALRRECLEEIGVEIRALETLPLENSDPALDLHAFVVTDWSGEPTNQEPDEHDDLRWFRREELDALVLADPNYLRSLHALLDPNSPNDP is encoded by the coding sequence ATGACGCCACCGCACCGCATCGCCGCCGCAGTGTTGATTCGCGACGGGCGAATCCTGTTGGGGCACAGGCATCCTGACCGCGATAACTACCCGAATTGCTGGGACCTGATTGGAGGTCACGTCGAGGCGGGGGAGTCCGTCGAGGACGCCCTCCGTCGAGAGTGCTTAGAGGAGATCGGAGTGGAGATTCGGGCCCTTGAGACCCTGCCGTTGGAGAACTCAGACCCTGCCCTCGACCTGCATGCGTTCGTCGTGACGGATTGGTCAGGCGAGCCGACCAACCAAGAGCCCGACGAGCATGACGACCTGCGCTGGTTCCGACGCGAGGAGCTCGACGCGCTGGTCCTTGCTGATCCGAATTACCTCAGGTCGTTGCATGCGCTTCTGGACCCGAACTCGCCGAATGATCCCTGA
- a CDS encoding glycosyltransferase family 2 protein has protein sequence MTPRTSRQESLIDQQEIARPTFGVVVLTQGTRPAELQRGLESLRVQKGVQLDIVVVGNAWDPVGLPEGVATLALPHNVGIPAGRNAGVDHVNGEFLFFLDDDAWLIDDDFLLNCAQAFRRDPTIGMIQPRIEDPDSVDYPQRWIPRLRKGSRFKSSNVFSVVEMAVALRREVFDATLGWPAPFFYAHEGIELAWRVWGVGSRTVYLGHLRAGHPVIDPRRHADYFTKNARNRVWLARRNLPWPVSWGYVGSWTLVQLIRWRREPENLKPWFAGWFDGWTQQPWAPEEPRRKLSWSTVVRMGRAGRWPLI, from the coding sequence ATGACGCCACGAACCTCACGGCAGGAATCTCTCATCGACCAGCAAGAAATCGCGCGCCCTACGTTCGGTGTGGTGGTGCTCACCCAAGGCACTCGCCCAGCCGAGTTACAGCGTGGGCTTGAGTCGCTGCGTGTTCAGAAGGGTGTCCAGCTGGACATCGTGGTGGTGGGCAATGCCTGGGATCCCGTTGGCCTGCCCGAGGGAGTCGCGACGTTGGCGCTCCCCCATAACGTGGGCATTCCTGCTGGACGCAACGCGGGTGTGGACCACGTCAACGGCGAGTTCCTGTTTTTCCTGGACGATGACGCCTGGCTGATTGACGATGACTTCCTGCTGAACTGCGCTCAGGCCTTCCGGCGAGATCCCACCATCGGCATGATCCAACCGCGCATCGAAGACCCCGACTCCGTCGACTACCCGCAGCGATGGATTCCCCGTCTGCGCAAAGGAAGTCGGTTCAAGTCGTCCAATGTTTTCTCCGTAGTGGAGATGGCCGTCGCGCTCCGCCGCGAGGTGTTCGACGCCACGCTCGGCTGGCCGGCGCCGTTCTTCTATGCCCATGAAGGCATCGAATTGGCATGGCGCGTATGGGGAGTCGGAAGCCGCACGGTCTATTTGGGGCATCTTCGCGCTGGTCACCCAGTCATCGACCCGCGCCGCCACGCCGACTACTTCACCAAGAATGCACGCAACCGCGTATGGCTCGCCCGCCGCAATCTGCCGTGGCCCGTCAGCTGGGGATACGTCGGATCATGGACGCTAGTTCAGTTGATCCGGTGGCGGCGTGAGCCGGAGAACCTCAAACCATGGTTCGCGGGATGGTTCGACGGGTGGACACAGCAGCCTTGGGCGCCGGAGGAACCACGCCGCAAGCTCTCCTGGTCCACCGTGGTCCGCATGGGCCGCGCCGGGCGCTGGCCGCTTATCTGA
- a CDS encoding FAD-dependent oxidoreductase, which produces MRDLRVAVIGAGPAGIYAADILTKEHEGASVDIIERLPAPFGLVRYGVAPDHPRIKEIIKALNRVMGRERIRFLGNVEYGTDLKLDDLRRHYDAVIFATGAMADRALDIPGVELPGSHGAADFVSWYAGHPDVPRDWPLDAREVAIVGAGNVALDVARMLAKPADEQLTTEVADNVYQGLKANQATDVHVFARRGPAQIKFTPMELRELSHSPSVDVIVHPEGFDIDEASQKAISRNKGTRLVVDTLLKYLEAEPTGAEHRIHIHLCQSPVSVLGNDRVEGIRTERTELQGDGTVRGTGEFIDTPVQAIYRAVGYLSSHLPGLPFDHHAGVMGNDAGRVLDLDGAQIPGVYVTGWIKRGPVGLIGHTKSDAAETIANLLADVANLRRPEIEDPDAILEHLAGRQITVIDADGWGRLDAYEREIGEQQGRERIKVIPREDMVRASTHRD; this is translated from the coding sequence GTGCGTGACCTGCGAGTGGCGGTTATTGGAGCGGGGCCGGCAGGGATCTACGCCGCCGACATCCTGACCAAGGAGCACGAGGGAGCCTCGGTGGACATCATCGAACGTCTACCCGCTCCGTTCGGGCTTGTCCGCTACGGCGTTGCCCCGGATCACCCGCGCATCAAAGAGATCATCAAGGCACTCAACCGAGTGATGGGACGGGAGCGCATCCGCTTCCTTGGCAATGTCGAGTACGGCACCGACCTCAAGTTGGATGACCTGCGCCGCCACTATGACGCCGTCATCTTCGCAACGGGGGCGATGGCTGACCGCGCATTGGACATTCCCGGCGTCGAATTGCCGGGCAGTCACGGGGCGGCAGACTTCGTGAGTTGGTACGCAGGCCACCCGGATGTCCCGCGCGACTGGCCTCTCGATGCACGCGAGGTCGCCATCGTCGGCGCCGGGAACGTCGCCCTGGATGTCGCGCGCATGCTCGCCAAGCCGGCGGATGAGCAGCTCACCACTGAAGTCGCCGACAACGTATATCAGGGCCTAAAAGCCAACCAGGCCACCGATGTTCACGTGTTCGCGCGGCGCGGACCCGCCCAGATCAAGTTCACGCCGATGGAGTTGCGCGAACTCTCCCACTCCCCCTCGGTCGACGTTATCGTCCACCCCGAGGGCTTCGACATCGACGAGGCGAGCCAGAAGGCCATCAGCCGCAACAAGGGCACTCGGCTTGTCGTCGACACCCTGCTCAAGTACCTCGAGGCAGAGCCGACGGGCGCTGAACACCGGATCCACATCCACCTCTGTCAGTCGCCAGTGAGCGTCCTTGGCAATGACCGAGTCGAAGGCATCCGTACGGAGCGGACTGAGCTTCAAGGCGATGGGACCGTTCGCGGCACAGGCGAATTCATCGACACACCGGTACAGGCGATCTACCGAGCCGTCGGCTACCTCTCGTCCCATTTGCCGGGCTTGCCGTTCGATCATCACGCCGGAGTGATGGGCAATGACGCTGGGCGCGTACTCGACCTGGATGGCGCTCAGATCCCCGGCGTATATGTCACCGGGTGGATCAAGCGCGGCCCAGTCGGACTGATCGGCCACACCAAGTCCGATGCTGCCGAGACGATCGCGAACCTGCTCGCTGATGTCGCCAACCTCCGGCGGCCCGAGATTGAGGACCCCGACGCGATTCTCGAACACCTCGCCGGTCGCCAGATCACAGTCATCGATGCGGACGGGTGGGGCCGACTCGATGCCTACGAGCGAGAGATCGGCGAACAACAGGGTCGCGAACGCATCAAGGTCATCCCGCGAGAGGACATGGTGCGCGCTTCGACGCATCGGGATTGA
- a CDS encoding SDR family NAD(P)-dependent oxidoreductase translates to MSKTLLVTGASKGIGLATVERFFQAENDITDVIMLARESAEYTEAEAELRENNPHGKTLTCYIGDLSDKDAIEPLMKTIMEKHGKVDLLLNNAGYTAPDPIHEIDFADFEQTIGVNLYAPFLVVQHLLHLGNQFEYIVNVASTAGITGRSGWLTYSSSKAALIAMSQVLKEELAIYGTRVICISPGRCATALRRKLAPDEDPSTIMQPEDVAAAIDMLTSPVGRFVDSENLVVRL, encoded by the coding sequence ATGAGTAAAACCCTTCTTGTCACCGGAGCTTCCAAGGGCATCGGCCTGGCCACGGTCGAACGCTTCTTCCAGGCCGAGAACGACATCACCGACGTCATCATGTTGGCGCGCGAGTCCGCTGAATACACCGAGGCAGAGGCCGAACTCCGGGAAAACAACCCGCACGGTAAAACTCTGACCTGTTACATCGGTGACCTGTCGGACAAGGACGCCATCGAACCTCTCATGAAGACCATCATGGAGAAGCATGGCAAGGTCGACCTTCTCCTCAACAACGCTGGTTACACCGCACCAGACCCGATCCACGAGATCGACTTCGCGGACTTTGAGCAGACGATCGGCGTCAATCTGTACGCGCCGTTCTTGGTCGTCCAACACCTTCTCCACTTGGGGAACCAGTTCGAGTACATCGTCAATGTCGCCTCGACCGCGGGCATTACGGGCCGCTCGGGGTGGCTGACGTACTCCAGCTCCAAGGCTGCGCTGATCGCCATGAGCCAGGTCCTCAAGGAGGAACTGGCCATCTACGGCACGCGCGTCATCTGCATCTCACCCGGACGCTGCGCCACGGCATTACGCCGCAAGTTGGCACCGGATGAGGACCCCAGCACGATCATGCAGCCGGAAGATGTGGCTGCCGCAATCGACATGCTCACCAGCCCGGTGGGTCGCTTCGTCGACAGCGAGAATCTGGTCGTCCGACTGTGA
- a CDS encoding CDP-glycerol glycerophosphotransferase family protein yields the protein MPTLRRLAQSVLAVAALVLGAAVALGLGAAGVTSAVVGVLILGLSAGIAWVSRFRPGPVMSAVTLAGVLTALITLLAHDNLGGAVIAAILVATIAVLINDPLGQRLAPGVRAVGLPGMPSDDRKELPGPFATITLVFLAALGMLLLVAAVTSLPIWLEVLLLAGVLIATGAGAVRLRAAVRARRHGSADAAATAALNAYAPQFYLYFSGTADGDYQLRMWLPYLERLDLPFAILTREPGLLPRARALTSAPVVLCERLAAMDAVMVPSVRAVFYVNTHHQAVDPVRYLDRNHIHLNHGDSDKPSSYHPMIGMFDEIFVAGQAAIDRFERHGVLVPREKFVEVGRPQVSEVASTNHDPLPCTSVLYAPTWRGGVRDMSFSSLSHGEKIVQALLAHGVRVIFRPHPFSLREKATAATVARIDELLTSARSPECPHLTSSQTARQSIVEAFNQSDGLVTDVSSVASDYLQSGKPFAVADLGSVGGQPADAESFPVLRAAYLMRVDGDMHDAIEALLSSDPLRSTRHDLRRYYLGDAPDSATHFIARAARAVRHPD from the coding sequence ATGCCTACGCTCCGTCGCCTGGCTCAATCAGTGCTCGCTGTTGCGGCACTGGTTCTGGGCGCTGCAGTAGCCCTCGGACTCGGGGCGGCGGGCGTCACATCCGCGGTGGTGGGGGTGCTGATTCTCGGTCTCAGCGCAGGCATCGCCTGGGTTAGTCGATTCCGCCCCGGACCGGTCATGAGTGCGGTGACACTTGCAGGCGTCCTCACGGCGTTAATCACTCTCCTGGCCCACGACAACCTCGGGGGCGCGGTGATTGCGGCAATCCTGGTTGCCACGATCGCCGTACTGATCAACGACCCGCTCGGCCAGCGCCTAGCACCAGGCGTACGCGCAGTCGGGCTTCCGGGAATGCCATCGGACGACCGCAAGGAGTTGCCTGGTCCGTTCGCCACCATCACTCTCGTATTCCTCGCGGCCCTCGGGATGCTGTTGCTGGTAGCGGCGGTCACGTCGCTTCCCATCTGGCTCGAAGTACTGCTCTTGGCCGGAGTGCTGATCGCCACCGGTGCTGGCGCGGTCCGGTTGCGCGCCGCGGTGCGCGCGCGCCGTCATGGGTCAGCGGACGCTGCGGCGACGGCGGCCCTGAACGCTTATGCGCCGCAGTTCTATCTCTACTTCAGCGGGACCGCAGACGGTGACTACCAACTCCGCATGTGGTTGCCCTATCTCGAGCGACTCGACCTTCCCTTCGCGATTCTGACGCGTGAGCCAGGACTCCTTCCTCGCGCGCGGGCGCTGACGTCCGCGCCTGTCGTCTTGTGTGAGCGACTCGCGGCGATGGATGCCGTCATGGTCCCGAGCGTGCGCGCCGTGTTCTATGTGAACACGCACCACCAAGCAGTCGACCCGGTGCGCTATCTGGACCGCAACCACATTCATCTGAACCACGGGGACTCGGACAAGCCGTCGAGCTATCACCCGATGATCGGCATGTTCGATGAGATCTTTGTGGCCGGCCAGGCCGCTATCGACCGCTTCGAGCGTCACGGGGTCCTGGTCCCCCGGGAGAAGTTTGTGGAGGTGGGGCGTCCCCAAGTCAGTGAGGTCGCGAGCACCAACCACGACCCGCTCCCCTGCACCAGCGTGCTGTATGCCCCCACCTGGCGAGGCGGCGTCCGCGACATGTCGTTCAGCTCGCTATCTCACGGCGAGAAGATCGTGCAGGCGTTGCTTGCGCACGGCGTTCGAGTCATCTTTCGCCCACACCCATTTTCGTTGCGGGAGAAGGCAACTGCCGCAACAGTGGCTCGCATTGATGAGCTGTTGACGAGCGCTCGATCTCCTGAGTGTCCCCATCTCACGAGCTCGCAGACTGCGCGACAGAGCATTGTCGAGGCCTTCAATCAGAGTGACGGTCTGGTGACTGATGTGTCCTCGGTCGCTTCGGACTACTTGCAGTCCGGCAAGCCGTTCGCCGTGGCTGACCTCGGCTCAGTCGGAGGCCAGCCCGCGGATGCGGAGTCATTCCCGGTGCTGCGCGCGGCATACCTCATGCGCGTTGATGGCGACATGCACGATGCGATCGAGGCGCTTCTGTCATCCGATCCGCTGCGGTCTACCCGTCATGATCTGCGGCGCTACTACCTCGGCGACGCACCCGATAGTGCGACGCATTTCATAGCGCGCGCCGCACGCGCAGTGCGACACCCCGACTGA
- a CDS encoding CDP-alcohol phosphatidyltransferase family protein, translating to MNSQTRRPTIDELRAVSQPESVRGRQNAEHWSGEYLRHGSLYVTRLLVPTRITPNGVTGVMIMSGWCIAISLIVPGIWGPLLAVFFAQLQMYLDCVDGELARWRQKFSPAGIFLDRVAHYTTEGFIGLAFGLRAIGWGTDADTSTADSWKYAFLGAVLMGGILVNKALNDMVHVARALSGAERLPDTSEAKAVPRRSLIGLLRSAARFLPFHRIFHSVELSILALVVAIVGLVLGHGVEIFQYTVWVLAPAVWIVVVGHFVAIMASPRVRAS from the coding sequence GTGAACTCCCAGACTCGTCGGCCCACCATTGACGAGCTTCGTGCTGTCTCCCAGCCGGAGAGCGTTCGGGGCCGCCAGAACGCCGAGCACTGGTCGGGCGAATACCTTCGTCACGGATCGCTGTACGTCACCAGGTTGCTCGTCCCCACACGCATCACACCTAATGGCGTCACGGGCGTGATGATCATGTCCGGCTGGTGCATCGCGATCAGCCTGATCGTGCCGGGAATCTGGGGACCGCTGCTAGCCGTCTTCTTTGCCCAGTTGCAGATGTACCTCGACTGTGTCGATGGCGAACTGGCTCGCTGGCGCCAGAAATTCAGCCCAGCAGGAATCTTCCTTGACCGGGTGGCGCACTACACCACGGAGGGATTCATCGGGCTCGCCTTCGGTCTTCGAGCCATCGGCTGGGGAACCGATGCCGATACCAGCACCGCTGACAGTTGGAAGTACGCCTTTCTCGGTGCCGTACTCATGGGCGGGATCCTCGTCAACAAGGCGCTTAACGACATGGTGCACGTGGCTCGTGCGCTGAGCGGCGCGGAGCGTCTCCCCGATACCAGCGAGGCCAAGGCCGTACCACGCCGAAGCCTGATCGGATTGCTTCGCAGCGCAGCCCGATTCCTGCCGTTTCACCGTATTTTCCACTCCGTCGAGCTCAGCATCCTGGCCCTTGTCGTGGCAATCGTCGGACTCGTCCTGGGCCACGGGGTGGAGATCTTCCAGTACACCGTGTGGGTGCTGGCACCTGCGGTCTGGATCGTGGTGGTTGGGCACTTCGTCGCAATCATGGCCTCACCACGCGTACGAGCGTCTTGA